The Pyxidicoccus xibeiensis genome includes the window CTCGGGGAGGAAGAGGTCGGCATGCAGGTCGCGTCCCTCGACGGTGGCATAGCGCTCCGTCCGGCTCGGCTGCGGGCGGTCTCCCACCAGGGGGCGGAAGTACTCGCGGAGGCTGAGCGGGACTCCGGCCTCGCGCGCCATCCGCCAGGCCGAAGCGGCGGGCCACACGGCGAGGAAGAAGACGAGGAGCGCGCAGAGGCCCGACGCCCAGCGCAGCCATCCCCAGGCTCCGGCTTGAGCCACCCAGACCGAGACCAGCGCCGTCAGCAGCGCTGGCAGCAGCAGCACGAGGCTGTACTCCCGCAGGATGCCCTTGAGCAGGTGGACGAGCGGGGGCACCCCGAAGGGCGCGAAGAAGATGGCCGCGAGCAGCAGGCAGCCCACGACGTGCAGCAGCGCCAGGAAGGTCGGCATGCGGTGGAGGACCCGGAGAGGGGCGCCGCAGCGTACTGCCTGGAGCGTCTGTCAGGCTGTCACTTCTCAGGCCAGGGACGCGGCATACTGGGTCCGACATGAATCGATGGAAGCTGGCCTTTTTCGGAGTGCTGGGGCTCTGGGTGATGACGCTGGTCGTCGGGGCCTATGCGACGGTGGACGCGGGCGTCACCACGGCCTACATGGGCGAGGGCTATGCCGACTGCGTGGCGCACCGCGACTGGCTCGACGCGATACTGCGTGGCCGGGTGACGCGGGCGGAGGTGAAGGCCGCCCGCCCGAAGGTGACGCGAACCCTGGATGAGCACAGCTACGCGCTGGAGCCCGGCGACGTGCGCGTGCGCTTTGACACGAGCGGCCGCTACGCCTCCTCCCAGTTCGGCGCGAGCACGACGCCAGGCTACGCGGAGTAGCCTGGGGCCCACCCTCATGCTGGGCGAGGGCGCCGGCGCCGCCTCGCGCAACAGCCTGGGCACGGCGGTCTTCGGCGGCATGCGGGTGTCCACCGTCGTCAACCTCGTCTTCACCCGCGCGGGAGTGCTCAAGGGGACGGGAGGATGCGGATGTCCTCCTGGAACACGGGGTCCACTTCGTACTCGCCGAGGAACTCTCCGCTGAAGCCCTGGATGACGACGCGCTGGCCCTGCTCCAGTTCGCTCACGTCGATGCCCGTGCCGGTATTGACGAACACGAAGGTGGGGCCGGTGCCATCATCCACCGCGAACTTGAACCCGAAGGGGGCGTCATCCTCGATTTCGCTGACGATGGTGCCCTTGATGCGGACGAGGCGGCCCTCGGTCTCCTCGCTCACCTCGCCCGTCTTCACGGGGTGGGGTGGGGGCACGTTCGCCTCGCCCAGCACCTCGATGGAGGTCGGATCGACGCTGAGCACCTGCCCGAAGGAGTTGGTCAGCGTGCCCGTCACCTGGACCACCTGGCCGACCTGGATGTCCGCGTCGAGCGAGTCGAGGATGTAGATGCCGACCTTCCCGTCCTGGATGGCGAAGCCGTTGTCATTGGGGAAGAAGGCTCCGGTGAATGAAGTCGCCACGCCCACCACCGTCACGGTGCTGCCCAGGGGCTGCTGACGCGCCTCGGCGATGGAGTTGAGCGGGGCCTTCGCGACGACCGCGCCTGGAGCAGCAACGAGCGTCACCGCGAGCAGCGCGGCCAGCCCGACCTTCCACTGCGTCCGTACCGTGAACATAGGGACTTCCTGGTTCTGCTTCCCGAAGGAAGCGGTGAGCGCCCGATTCAATGGCGCGTCAACCCTTGTACGCCCCTGCTCGTGCGCGCGCAGTCAGACTGCGGTCGCAGTACCCGTACATCGGCACAGAGACTCTGACTTCTTCGACATGTGGAATAGCCCTCTGCTCGAACGCACACTGAGTTGCCCTCGCCTGCACATGCGCAGGCGGCGCGCAAAGTGGCTCACGCGAGCGAGGCTTTGCGTTGCCCCCGAGCTCGACGGTGTGGGCGAAGGTCAATATTGATGTCGGCGCGCCGGAACGCCTCAGCGCCAAATGTCGCAGCCGGTGCGGGGGGCTCGTGGCCGTGTCGGGACGAGCTCGCATCCCTGGGCCTCCATTGGGTGAGCGCTGATGCGTTCGGGCGCCGCGGGCCCACACGGCCGCGGTCCCCATCCACCCCACGGAGGTAGTCCCCATGCTGCGTTTCGCCACGAAGCTGCTCCCGCTGTCCCTTCTCACCCTGTCCCTGGCCGCTGCCGGTTGTGGCGGCGCCGAGCCCTCCCAGGAGGCCGCCGCGGAGGTCCCCGTGCAGCCGGAGGTCTCCACGCCTGCCGAGCAGCACGAGCACGTCGCCTTCGTCAACAACGTGGAGACCGCCCCGGAGCTCAACCGCATCACCATCCACGAGTCCAGCGCAGGCGCTCGGGGTCGTGCAGCACCTGCCAGCCCTTGGGTGACAGCGACAGCAGCTTGTCGGCCGCCAGGCCCGCCAGGGTCCGGTCCACGCTGCGCCGGGCGGCACCAATCGGGGGTGAGCGCCTCCACCGAGGCGGCCCAGGGGCGCCCTTGGAGGACCTCCAGCAAGCTCCAGGCGGGCACGCGTCAGCGGGTGGCAGGTCTCCAGGGGGCGCCAGCTCATGGATGTCTCCCTTCGGTGGGGCTCTCAACGGGTAGAGGCCCGCGCGCCGCTGGCGTCTTGGAAAATGTGCATGGCCCCAGGGAGGACCCCCTCTGGAACAGCGGGGCTCCACAGTCCTGCCAACAGCGCTCCGGCAATTCCTCACACGCGCCTTCCTGCTTGTGAAGCCTTGCAAGGGTGGCAAGGCGAGAGTGGACGGCACACGTGGGGAGACCCTCCAGGAACCAGGGCTCCAGCACGCACTCTCTGTCCATGTTCCTCGGGTGGCCCGATGTGTGCCTTTGGAAGGCGTCGTGGAAACCCCTTGGGCTGACGTTCAACAGAATTGCAACGTGTCTGGATTGCAATCGTTCATGCGCATTGGAAATCCATGAATTGCGCGGTTTGATTTGTAATTCAATTGGGGGCGGTGTTAGTAAGGCATTGGCTTCGGCCAACTCCGCACCATCAACTCAGGAGAAGTCCATGACGAGGAACGTGAAGCGTTTCCTGGCTGTCTCGCTGCTGTCCCTCACGCCGTCGATTGCGTTCGCCGGGCAGGTCGAGTTCGGGTTCCCCGACCTCCTCTCCCAGCGTGACGAGTACGTCAGCCTCCGTGAGGAGGCGGTCCAGGTTCCGGTGCGGCGTGGGCCCGCGGTGCAGTCCATTGGCCCCGCCCTGGAGAACCTGCTCGTCCTCAACCAGACCGGCCTCAACATCTCCCTGGGCCTCCAGGTCCTGACGGGGACGCTCAACGGCGTGTTCAATCCCTACCCTGTGCCCACCGCCAACTACGGCGGGTTCCAGGTCAGCGCCCCCGCCCCCGCCCCGCTGATCGCCCAGCAGTACTACTGGACGGTCGACCCGGCGAATCCGGCCGGCGCGAAGACGTGCGTCTGGCGGGTGGAGGTCAGCGACGTTGGCGGCAGCTGCGCGGCGCAGGTCTTCTCCGGCACCTACGGCGGCGCCAGCTGCACCGTCGACGCGGTCAATTCCTTCATCGACCCGACCACCTGCCAGACGCAGATCGTCACCATCATCCAGTGAGCCGAGCCGCGCGCCGCCCGCGGCCTTCCGTGAGGCCGCTGGCGGCGCGTGAAGCGCTCAGGGTTCCCCGGAGCTGGCGGTCTTGGGCGCCCTGGGGGCGGCGGTGACGGAGGAGAGCAGGGCCCGGCGGGCCGCCGCGAGCTGGCGGCGGTCCGCGTCGTTCGGGGCTCGCGTGAAGGCAGCGCGCGCCGGGACGAGGAAGCTGTTCAGCGCCTTGCCCTTCGGCAGGGCCTGCTCCAGCTCGCGCATCACCGTCTCCAGGGTGAGTCTCCACACGAGCGGGTCCTCGGCGTAGGGCCCTTCGAGCAGGAGCTCCACGAAGGCGAGCGGCTGGGCCACGCGCCGGTCTCTCCGGTCGGGCTCGTAGGGGTCCTTCTCGTCCCCCACGGCCTCCAGGTAGGCGACGAGGTCCTTCCGCTCGTCCGCGGTGAGCCCGATGCCGAGCAGCTTGTCGACCTCCACGACGGCCTCCGGAAGGGTCCGCGCCCGCGCGTCGTGGAGGTACGGCGGCGTGGAGACGAGCCCCAGGAGCGTGGGAGTCTCGTAGCGGTCGTTCCGGGGGCCGAGCGTGTGCACGCGGCCATCCGTGAAGCCCTGGCCCGGAGGATGGCACGTGGCGCACGCGTCACCGCCGAGCGAGGCGCGCGGGAGGTGGAAGGCGGCCTCGCCCCGGAGGGCGGCCTCGCTGGCGCCGGGCGCGAGCCGTCCGCGCGGGCCGAGCTTCGGGTTGGGCAGCGGGTCGAGCTGGTTCAGGTAGGCAACGAGCGCGTCCAGCAGGTAGTCCGGCACCTCCGGCACGGCGAACTCGACGACGATGACGTTGCGCACCTGCTCGCGCAGGCTGGTGATGCGGCCATCCAGAGGGTAGGGCGCGGTGTGGCGGATGCCGCGCAGCGTGGGGACGACGCGCGCGTTGAGGATGCCGTCATCCCCCGTGGGAGAGAAGTAGGAGACGGTGAGGTCGACACGGCCGGGCACCATGTAGGAGTGCTCGGTGTAGATGATGGGGTTGGTGGCCCCATGCGGGTGGCACGAGTGGCAGGACACGCCCATGCGCACGCTCAGCGGCCCGAGCACGCGCGGCGCATGGAAGAGCATCTCGCCCAGCAGCACGGACCAGGGGGTGCGCCGGCCGCCGTCCGTGTCCCCGGGGATGTTCACCCAGGGGAGGGTGCTCGCGGGGCCCCGGTTTTCGTGCGCGGACTCGAAGCGCAGCGCGCGGCGCGGCACCCGGGGCGGGAGCGGCACCATGGGCCGGCCCTCGAAGGTGACGGGCATCGCCACCAGCTCCTCGAAGGTCTTGGGGAGGGAGGACGCGGGCCCCTCCGAGGAGCCCAGGGCCATGGCGAGCCCCCATGCGAGCACCGGATGCATGACTGCGAGTATGGGGTGTTCCACAAGATGAAGGCCAGGGGGCCCCCTGCGTCCCCATCGTCGCGCCATGGACCGTTATTGTTTCGGAATCCCCGGGTAGCTGGCTAGCCTCCGAGTCCCCCCTCGGAGGAAAGCCCCCCATGCGTCACCTGTCCCTGGCCGTGCTGTTGCTGCTGTCCGGCACCAGTCTCGCGGCACTGAAGAACGTCTCCACGGTATCCCAGCTCCAGTCCGCGCTCGCCTCGGCACAGGCCGGCGACGAGATTGTGCTCGCGGACGGCACGTACGACGTCAGCCAGAACCTGAGCTGTTCCGCGGAGGGCACCGCGGCCCAGCCCATCGTGGTGCGGGCGGCAAACCGGCATGCGGCGCGCATCCGGTTCAACGCGACGGAGGGCTTCAAGGTCTCCGGGCGCTACTGGACCTTCGATGGCCTGGACATCGAGGGTGTGTGCGCGCAGGACAGCACCTGCGAGCACGCCTTCCACGTCACCGGGCACGCGGAGAACTTCACCCTCCGCAACAGCCGGGTCCGGAACTTCAACGCGCAGCTCAAGTCGAATGCGGTCCGGAACACCAGTGGCGTCTACGAGCAGCCGCACCGCGGCCTCATCGAGCACAACGAGGTCTACGACACGCGCGCCCGGAACACGGGCAACCCGGTGACGAAGCTCAACATCGACTCCGGTGACGACTGGGTGGTGCGTGACAACTACCTGCATGACTTCGCCAAGGCGGGCGGCATCTCCTACGGCGCCTTCATGAAGAGCGGCGGCCGCCGGGGCCTCTTCGAGCGCAACCTCGTCATCTGCACGAAGGACGCGCCGGCGGGCGACACGCGCATCGGCCTGTCCTTCGGCGGCGGCGGCACGGGCAACGCGTTCTGCGCGCCGGCGTTCGACGCGAACGTGCCGTGTGATCCGGAGCACTCGGATGGCGTCCTGCGCAACAACGTCATCATCAACTGCTCGGACGTGGCCATCTACCTGAACAAGGCCACGAGGACGCAGGTGCTGTTCAACACCCTCATCGCCACCACGGGCGTGGACTTCCGCTACGCCTCCAGCACCGGCGAGGCGCATGGCAACGTGCTGTCGTCGGTGATTCGCCGCCGTGACTCCGGGAGCTTCACCGCGGGCACGAATCTCGTGGAGGTGACGTCGGCGACGTGGTCCACGTGGTACCAGGCGCCGCTGGCGGGCGACCTGCGCATCAAGGGCAGCGTCTCGCAGCTCATCGGCGCGGCCGCCGCGCGGGCCTCGGTGACGGGGGACTACTGCGGGCGGCCCCGGCCGACGGGGTCGGCCTACAGCCTCGGGGCGCTGGAGCACTCGCTGGGAGATTGCAGCGACGCCGGCACTGGCGGCCCCACGGATGCCGGCACGAGCGGCCCCGACGATGCGGGCACGCCGGTGGACGCGGGCACGGGGACGGGGAGTGACGCCGGGACCACCGGAGGCGATGTGGACGCGGGCCCCAGCCCCAGTCCCAGCGACGAGGACCGGGACGGCGGCGGAGGCTGCGGCGCGGTGCCGGGGCTCGCTGCGGTGCTCGTGGGCTTGCTGCTGCCCATTGCACTGCGGCGCCGTGGCTCGCGGGCGTAGGACCCCTCCACGCGAGCCGGGTCCAGCCCTCCCTGGAAGCTGGGAGCGCGTCGAGCTCACGGTGAAGTCCACCTGGGCTGGCCCGGTACGCGAGGGTGGCGCGAAGCGGAGAGGAAGGGGACGCCGCTGAAGGAGTAGAGTGCGCCGTTTCTACTTCGACAGGAGCGTTTCCCTTGAGAACGACACGCCGGGTCCGGGCACTGCTGGCATGGACATTCGCGGTACTCGTGGGCTGTGGTGACATCGCGGAAGAGGGGGCCGGCGCAGAGGTGGCGCCTCGTGCCGCGCGGACGGAGCTGAACCTGGGCACCCCGGGGGTTCGGGACATCAACACCCGTCCGGTGCGGTTTCCCAACCTCGAGCCCGCGTCCGTGCCGCTCACGAGCACCGTGACGCTCTTCGCGGCGAGCGACGAGCTGCGTGGCTCCGAGCTGTGGCGCAGCGATGGCACCGAGGCGGGCACGTCGCTCGTCAAGGACCTCTCGCCGGGGCTCGCCAGCTCGAAGCCCCGGTTCCTGACGAAGGCCCAGGGCGCGGTCTTCTTCGCGGCCCGCAGCGAGGAGGGCTGGGGAAACCTCGGCACGGAGGCCCTCTGGAAGACCGACGGCACCTCCGCCGGAACGGTCCTGGTGAAGCGCCTGCCCAGGGTCGACGACTCGGACCAGATCGCGGCCATGGCCCAGGCCGGCGGAACGGTGTTCTTCCTCTATGACCAGAATCACGGACCGCAGCTCTGGAAGAGTGATGGCACCGAGGCTGGCACCGTGTTCGTCCAGTCCCTGGGACCTCCCGGGGACCTCAAGCTGCTTGCCGTGGGCAACACCGTGTTCTTCACCGCGAAGGACGCCACGTACAGGCCGGAGCTGTGGAAGCTGGACATGGGGGGCGCCGTGCGCCTCGCGACCTTCCCCTCCAGGCCGAGCTCCTACGCGCTGGAGCTCCTCACCCCCCTGGGGAGCACGCTCTATTTCGCCGCGGACAAGGCGCTGTGGAAGAGCGATGGGACTGCCTCGGGGACTGTCGTCGTGTCCACGCAGGCCTCCCGCATCTCCGAGCTGGTGGCCGTCAACGGCACGCTCTTCTTCGCGTCCGGAGGCGCGCTGTGGAAGAGCGACGGCACGACGACGACCCTGATTCGAAGCTTCGACGGGGGCCTGAGAGGCCTCGCCGCGCACGGCACGGCGCTCTACTTCTCCGCGACGGAGGCCACCTCCGGCAGCGAGCCGTGGACGAGCCAGGGCACGCTCGCGACCACGCGCCTGGTGAAGGAGCTGGTCTCGGGCACGGCGGGCTCGGAGCCCCAGGAGTTCTTCTCCTGGAACGGCGGCGTCTACTTCACCGCCTCGACCTCCGCGGGCACGCGCGGGCTGTGTCGCACCGATGGCACCGCCGCTGGAACCGTGACCCTCAAGAGCTGGGCCGAGGCGGAGATGCCCTGGTTCATCAAGCCCCACCTCCTGACGCCCGTGGGCAGTGCGCTGTTCTTCACCGTGCCGGAGGCCCCCGAGGACCACTTTCCGCAGCTCACCTGGAGGACCACCGGCACGGCCAAGACGACGCGGGAGCTGACGGGCCTGTGGGCGGGCACCCGGAGCTCCCAGGCCCGCACGCAGCCGCTCGCCGTCGTGGGCGACAGCGTCTACTTCATCGCCACCGATGGCACCCCCGGCGAGTCGCTCTGGAGGAGCGATGGGACCGCGGCGGGCAGCTTCCTGCTCAGGACCTACGCGCAGTTGGGGGACGAGTCCCCGACAGCCTCCTGGTCGGGAGCGCTCGGCGTGGGAGGGACCCTGTTCTTCAGGGCGGACGACGGAGTGCATGGTGTCGAGCTCTGGAAGAGTGACGGCACCGCGTTCGGGACCGCCCTCGTGCGCGACATCAACCCGGGGCCGGACGGCTCCTACATCGACTCGTTCGCCGAGCTGGATGGAACCCTGTTCTTCACCGCCTACGACGCCGTCAACGGCACGTCGCTGTGGCGCAGCGATGGGACCGGCGCGGGGACCGTCCTCGTCATGGCGCAAGGCTCCACCGGCGGCGTCAACGAGCTCGCCGTGATGGGAGGCGCGCTCTACTTCTCGACCTCCGCGGACGTGCAGGAGGCCGGCCTGTGGAAGAGCGATGGAACTCCGGGCGGGACGAGTCTGGTGAAGGTTCCGCTGGGGGGCGCCTGGTCCTACCTCCACGACCTCACGCCGGTGAATGGCGCCTTGTACTTCGGCACCGGCGATGGCTACGGCGTGGTGCAGCTCTGGAAGAGCGACGGGACGGCGAGCGGCACGGTCCCCGTCAAGACCGGGTTCGACAGCCTGGAGGAGTTCTATCCAGCAGCCTGGCAGGACTCGCTCTACTTCCTCGCGGACGACGGCCTGCATGGCTACGAGCTGTGGCGGAGCAATGGCACGGCGGCCGGGACGGTCCTCGTCAAGGACATCCTGCCCGGCCCCGGGAGCGGTGCGCCGCACTCCCTGACGCGCGTGGGCGGGCAGCTGGTCTTCGCGGCGAATGACGTGCTCCACGGTTGGGAGCTGTGGCGCACGAACGGCACGGAGGCGGGAACGGGCCTGCTGGTGGACCTGACGCCGGGGCCGGGCACCGGCTTGAGCCTCACGGAGGGAGACTTCGCCCAGTTCCTGGGCGTGGAGGACCGCGGGGTGGCGCTCTTCCCCGGGGTGGACGCGGCGGGCGGCGCGGAGCTGTGGCAGACCGATGGGACCGTGGCGGGGACCTTCCGGCGCGTCGACCTCGTCCCCGGTCCCGGCTCCTCCGACCCCAACTCGATGGCCCGCGTCGGCGACCGGCTCTTCTTCATGGCCGGCGATACGGTGAATGGCCGCGAGCCACGGTTCGTGGCCTTCCCCGCGGACCTGGGCTCGGCCTCGGGCGCCGCCGTGGTCCAGGGCTCCACCTGCACCGCGCTGAGCCAGGTGACGCCCACCTGCACCCAGAACGCGCTGGCGCAGGATGCCTCGTTCTCCTGGACCGCACCCGTCTCGGGGACCTTCGTGTTCACCACGGAGGGGTCCGGCTACGACACGAGCCTCGAGGTGTCGGACCCGGTCTCCGGCGCCTCGCTCGCGTGCAACGACGACACGGGCGAGACGCTCCAGTCCTCCGTGACGGTGAGCGTGTCCGCCGGGCAGACCCTGCTCATCACCGTGGACGGCTACGACACCGAGTGCGGCACGTTCCAGCTCGGCATCCTTCCCTCGCCGTAGGCCCGTGCGCGACGTCTCGGCGAAGCACCGGAGCGTCACGCCACTCCCAGGGTGCGCCCTGCCAGCGCCGAGCTGGCCAGGGCGACGGGGTGCTGAAGCCCGCCGGCCGTGGGGTGGGGGTTTCCGCCGACCAGTCCATGTCGTCCGGATGATAGACCCTGAGCCATGGCCCGCACTGGACCCCGAACCTCCCGCTGCCCCGACTGCAACGCTCCCTTCAAGCTCCAGGCCGGGCAGACGCACTACACCTGCGGCTACTGCGGCATCGCCTTCGATCTCGGGCCCACGCAGGCACGCTCGTCGCTCCCCCCGCCCACGGCCCCCCGGGCAAAGCCCGTGTCCCCGTGGGTCCTGTGGTGGCGGTGTTCCAGAAAGGGAACAGGAAGCCCCTGTGGCACGGCGGCGTCGCCGACATGGATCCCACCCACATGAGGGACACTGCGCCCGGCGTCGCCGAGCTGTCCGGAGACGCCGTGTTCATCGCCTATGAGCTGGAGCAGCCGGGCGGCTTCCACCTCATCCGGCGGGACGCGCGCACCGGCGCCATCCGCTGGG containing:
- a CDS encoding single stranded DNA-binding domain-containing protein, whose translation is MFTVRTQWKVGLAALLAVTLVAAPGAVVAKAPLNSIAEARQQPLGSTVTVVGVATSFTGAFFPNDNGFAIQDGKVGIYILDSLDADIQVGQVVQVTGTLTNSFGQVLSVDPTSIEVLGEANVPPPHPVKTGEVSEETEGRLVRIKGTIVSEIEDDAPFGFKFAVDDGTGPTFVFVNTGTGIDVSELEQGQRVVIQGFSGEFLGEYEVDPVFQEDIRILPSP
- a CDS encoding chondroitinase-B domain-containing protein, which translates into the protein MRHLSLAVLLLLSGTSLAALKNVSTVSQLQSALASAQAGDEIVLADGTYDVSQNLSCSAEGTAAQPIVVRAANRHAARIRFNATEGFKVSGRYWTFDGLDIEGVCAQDSTCEHAFHVTGHAENFTLRNSRVRNFNAQLKSNAVRNTSGVYEQPHRGLIEHNEVYDTRARNTGNPVTKLNIDSGDDWVVRDNYLHDFAKAGGISYGAFMKSGGRRGLFERNLVICTKDAPAGDTRIGLSFGGGGTGNAFCAPAFDANVPCDPEHSDGVLRNNVIINCSDVAIYLNKATRTQVLFNTLIATTGVDFRYASSTGEAHGNVLSSVIRRRDSGSFTAGTNLVEVTSATWSTWYQAPLAGDLRIKGSVSQLIGAAAARASVTGDYCGRPRPTGSAYSLGALEHSLGDCSDAGTGGPTDAGTSGPDDAGTPVDAGTGTGSDAGTTGGDVDAGPSPSPSDEDRDGGGGCGAVPGLAAVLVGLLLPIALRRRGSRA
- a CDS encoding ELWxxDGT repeat protein yields the protein MRTTRRVRALLAWTFAVLVGCGDIAEEGAGAEVAPRAARTELNLGTPGVRDINTRPVRFPNLEPASVPLTSTVTLFAASDELRGSELWRSDGTEAGTSLVKDLSPGLASSKPRFLTKAQGAVFFAARSEEGWGNLGTEALWKTDGTSAGTVLVKRLPRVDDSDQIAAMAQAGGTVFFLYDQNHGPQLWKSDGTEAGTVFVQSLGPPGDLKLLAVGNTVFFTAKDATYRPELWKLDMGGAVRLATFPSRPSSYALELLTPLGSTLYFAADKALWKSDGTASGTVVVSTQASRISELVAVNGTLFFASGGALWKSDGTTTTLIRSFDGGLRGLAAHGTALYFSATEATSGSEPWTSQGTLATTRLVKELVSGTAGSEPQEFFSWNGGVYFTASTSAGTRGLCRTDGTAAGTVTLKSWAEAEMPWFIKPHLLTPVGSALFFTVPEAPEDHFPQLTWRTTGTAKTTRELTGLWAGTRSSQARTQPLAVVGDSVYFIATDGTPGESLWRSDGTAAGSFLLRTYAQLGDESPTASWSGALGVGGTLFFRADDGVHGVELWKSDGTAFGTALVRDINPGPDGSYIDSFAELDGTLFFTAYDAVNGTSLWRSDGTGAGTVLVMAQGSTGGVNELAVMGGALYFSTSADVQEAGLWKSDGTPGGTSLVKVPLGGAWSYLHDLTPVNGALYFGTGDGYGVVQLWKSDGTASGTVPVKTGFDSLEEFYPAAWQDSLYFLADDGLHGYELWRSNGTAAGTVLVKDILPGPGSGAPHSLTRVGGQLVFAANDVLHGWELWRTNGTEAGTGLLVDLTPGPGTGLSLTEGDFAQFLGVEDRGVALFPGVDAAGGAELWQTDGTVAGTFRRVDLVPGPGSSDPNSMARVGDRLFFMAGDTVNGREPRFVAFPADLGSASGAAVVQGSTCTALSQVTPTCTQNALAQDASFSWTAPVSGTFVFTTEGSGYDTSLEVSDPVSGASLACNDDTGETLQSSVTVSVSAGQTLLITVDGYDTECGTFQLGILPSP